The Chromatiales bacterium genome window below encodes:
- the lon gene encoding endopeptidase La, translated as MSENENIHEGAATGNQNSVPDDVLIILPIRNTVVFPGAVIPLTIGRRVSLAAAEEAASSGRPIGLVMQRDPSVDEPGPDDLYPVGTIARVIRYFTARDGTQHVVCQGEERFRTVDYLQGLPFLAARFDKLAEHRTESTALEARLLILRERALEAIALLPQAMPELGAIVQGISDPGQLADLVAGYLDIKPRQKQEILETFDVQARLDRVLDLLSHQLEVLKLSRQVDEQTKDKLEGHQREFYLREQMRTIQKELGDSEDVGEFDTLREAIDKAGMPEEAESQARKELKRLERMPEASGENSMVRTYLDWLVALPWSKLDAEAIDIAHARKVLDEDHFGLRKVKQRILEYLAVRKLNPEGRSPILCFVGPPGVGKTSLGQSIARALGLKFVRASLGGVHDEAEIRGHRRTYIGALPGNIVQQIRKAGTRNPVFMLDEMDKLGAGFQGDPSSALLEVLDPEQNASFRDNYLAVPFDLSKVFFVATANVLDTIPGPLRDRMEIIELPGYTQEEKLEIGRRYLVDRQLRANGLGTGQVTVSDDALAEIVANYTREAGVRNLERQIGAVLRNVAVRISEGTETAVSVDATAVREILGARKYESEVALRTSTSGVATGLAWTPVGGDILFIEATSMPGKGQLILTGQLGDVMKESAQAAFSLVKTRAEMLGLGLFDFEKRDLHVHLPAGAIPKDGPSAGVALFMAIASLLTGRKVRSDLAMTGEISLRGLVLPVGGIKEKTLAALRAGIHTVLLPARNRKDLEEIPENARQQLEFVWLETVDDALAAALL; from the coding sequence ATGAGCGAGAACGAAAACATCCATGAAGGCGCCGCGACCGGCAACCAGAACAGCGTGCCCGACGATGTGCTGATCATTCTGCCGATACGCAATACGGTGGTGTTTCCTGGCGCTGTCATTCCACTGACCATCGGGCGTCGCGTTTCCCTCGCTGCCGCCGAAGAAGCGGCCAGCAGTGGCCGGCCCATCGGTCTCGTGATGCAGCGTGACCCTTCTGTCGACGAACCGGGGCCGGACGACTTGTATCCGGTCGGTACCATTGCGCGCGTCATCCGCTATTTCACTGCACGTGACGGTACGCAGCATGTCGTCTGCCAGGGCGAGGAGCGGTTCCGCACGGTCGACTATCTGCAGGGTCTGCCCTTTCTCGCCGCCCGTTTCGACAAGCTGGCGGAGCATCGCACTGAAAGCACGGCGCTCGAAGCACGGCTGCTGATCCTTCGTGAGCGCGCCCTTGAGGCCATCGCACTCCTGCCACAGGCCATGCCGGAACTCGGCGCAATCGTGCAGGGCATCTCCGATCCCGGCCAGCTCGCCGATCTGGTGGCCGGATACCTCGACATCAAGCCGCGGCAGAAGCAGGAAATACTAGAGACCTTTGATGTCCAGGCTCGCCTGGATCGCGTGCTCGACCTGCTGAGTCACCAGCTCGAAGTGCTGAAACTGTCGCGCCAGGTAGACGAGCAGACCAAGGACAAGCTCGAAGGTCATCAACGCGAGTTCTATCTGCGCGAGCAGATGCGCACCATCCAGAAGGAGCTTGGTGACAGCGAGGACGTCGGCGAATTCGACACCTTGCGCGAAGCCATCGACAAAGCCGGGATGCCGGAAGAAGCGGAAAGCCAGGCGCGCAAGGAACTGAAGCGTCTCGAACGGATGCCCGAAGCCTCCGGCGAGAACTCCATGGTGCGAACCTACCTGGACTGGCTGGTCGCGCTACCCTGGTCAAAGCTCGATGCAGAGGCCATCGATATTGCCCACGCGCGAAAGGTGCTGGACGAGGATCACTTCGGGTTGCGCAAGGTCAAGCAGCGCATCCTCGAGTATCTTGCCGTACGCAAACTGAATCCCGAAGGCCGCTCACCGATACTGTGCTTCGTCGGCCCGCCGGGTGTCGGCAAGACCTCGCTCGGCCAGAGCATTGCCAGGGCACTCGGACTGAAGTTCGTGCGTGCCTCGCTGGGCGGCGTGCACGACGAGGCCGAGATCCGCGGGCACCGGCGCACCTATATCGGTGCGCTGCCGGGCAACATAGTCCAGCAGATCCGCAAGGCCGGCACCCGCAACCCCGTGTTCATGCTCGACGAAATGGACAAACTCGGCGCCGGCTTCCAGGGCGATCCTTCGTCGGCACTCCTCGAAGTGCTCGACCCGGAGCAGAACGCCAGCTTCCGGGACAACTACCTGGCTGTCCCGTTCGACCTTTCCAAGGTGTTCTTCGTGGCCACCGCCAACGTGCTCGACACCATCCCGGGTCCGCTGCGCGACCGTATGGAAATCATCGAGCTGCCCGGCTATACGCAGGAAGAGAAACTGGAAATCGGCCGCCGTTACCTGGTCGACCGGCAGCTGCGTGCCAACGGACTCGGCACCGGACAAGTCACGGTGAGCGACGACGCGCTCGCCGAAATCGTTGCCAATTACACGCGCGAGGCGGGCGTGCGCAATCTCGAGCGGCAAATCGGTGCCGTGCTGCGCAATGTTGCGGTGCGGATTTCGGAAGGCACGGAAACCGCAGTCAGCGTGGATGCAACTGCTGTGCGCGAGATTCTCGGTGCACGCAAGTACGAATCCGAAGTCGCACTCCGCACCAGCACCTCCGGTGTTGCGACGGGACTCGCCTGGACACCGGTCGGCGGCGACATTTTGTTCATCGAGGCAACGAGCATGCCGGGCAAGGGCCAGCTGATCCTCACCGGGCAGCTCGGCGATGTCATGAAGGAAAGCGCACAGGCCGCATTCAGTCTGGTGAAAACCCGTGCTGAAATGCTGGGACTCGGTTTATTTGACTTCGAGAAGCGCGATCTGCACGTGCATCTGCCGGCCGGCGCAATCCCCAAGGATGGCCCGAGTGCGGGCGTCGCACTGTTCATGGCGATAGCCTCGCTGCTCACCGGCCGAAAGGTGCGCAGCGACCTGGCGATGACCGGCGAGATCAGCCTGCGCGGCCTCGTGCTGCCGGTAGGCGGCATCAAGGAAAAAACCCTCGCCGCATTGCGCGCCGGCATTCACACCGTCCTGCTGCCCGCGCGTAACCGCAAGGACCTGGAAGAGATACCGGAAAATGCCCGCCAGCAGCTGGAATTCGTCTGGCTGGAAACGGTGGACGACGCATTGGCCGCGGCACTGCTGTAG
- a CDS encoding TGS domain-containing protein has product MPANLTPVYRKAEEAYRAAREPAERLEHLREMLRTIPKHKGTDHLQGDIKRWIKELTEELGSGKQGGKKKGPVHTIRPEGAAQLALLGAPNAGKSELHARLTGSRADIGPYPFTTKLPMPGMLGFEDVWFQLVDLPPISGDYIEGWMGNSLQPADGALLVIDLADPGCAEHLQAIIRQLADKKIFLHGYWPGLRGPKPVPEPVFDEAGEEIIEDPFRIELPTLLVANKSDLVEDPEGEIQVLMELLELDFPTIHVAASTGAGCEALGPWLFKALQVVRVYTKMPGKPAEMDRPFTLRRGQTVLDVARLVHKDIAAGLRYAKIWGSEVFAGQQVGPEHQLADKDVLELHMR; this is encoded by the coding sequence ATGCCCGCAAACCTGACTCCCGTATACCGCAAGGCGGAGGAAGCCTATCGCGCTGCCCGCGAGCCCGCAGAACGCCTCGAGCATCTCAGGGAGATGCTGCGAACCATTCCGAAGCACAAGGGCACTGACCACCTGCAGGGTGACATCAAGCGCTGGATCAAGGAACTCACCGAAGAGCTGGGCTCCGGCAAGCAGGGCGGCAAGAAGAAGGGTCCGGTACATACGATCCGGCCCGAGGGCGCCGCACAGCTTGCGCTCCTCGGCGCGCCGAACGCCGGCAAGTCAGAGCTGCATGCAAGACTCACCGGATCGCGCGCAGACATCGGCCCTTACCCGTTCACGACCAAGCTGCCGATGCCCGGCATGCTCGGTTTCGAGGACGTATGGTTTCAGCTCGTCGACCTGCCGCCGATCTCCGGCGACTACATCGAGGGCTGGATGGGAAACTCGCTGCAGCCGGCCGACGGTGCGCTGCTCGTCATCGACCTCGCCGATCCCGGCTGCGCCGAACATCTCCAGGCCATCATCCGGCAGCTCGCAGACAAGAAGATTTTCCTGCACGGCTACTGGCCAGGCCTGCGCGGCCCGAAACCGGTGCCCGAGCCGGTCTTCGACGAGGCGGGCGAAGAGATCATCGAGGATCCTTTCCGCATCGAGCTGCCGACATTGCTGGTCGCCAACAAGTCTGACCTCGTGGAAGATCCCGAAGGCGAGATCCAGGTACTCATGGAGCTGCTGGAACTCGATTTTCCGACCATCCATGTCGCGGCAAGCACCGGCGCCGGCTGCGAGGCGCTGGGTCCGTGGCTCTTCAAGGCCCTGCAGGTCGTCCGCGTCTATACGAAGATGCCGGGGAAACCCGCGGAGATGGATCGCCCTTTCACACTGCGGCGCGGACAAACGGTGCTCGACGTTGCCCGTCTCGTGCACAAGGACATCGCCGCCGGCCTGCGTTACGCCAAGATCTGGGGTAGCGAGGTTTTCGCCGGTCAGCAGGTGGGGCCTGAACACCAGCTCGCCGACAAGGACGTCCTCGAACTTCACATGCGCTGA
- a CDS encoding glycine zipper 2TM domain-containing protein, with protein MPVTEDVAAAAADADAAAAKAAQEAAQAAQEAELARREADMALKEREADLARRESQLAARQKAAPRPAAAPKVASTAPAAKVPAPAPVLKTYIVPAGTQLSVQIMAPVSTKTALVGDRVDGRLTADVIVDGKTLVTTGSAVSGSVTEVISGSRKIGGTPTLGISFDTLSLPDGNAVAISGRLVQQGKSDTARDTAKIAGGALVGAVIGNKIDKGTGKIVGGIVGGAAGAAVAQRTGTEVDLPSGTVLGFLLDNSFEVTASQATAD; from the coding sequence ATGCCGGTTACGGAGGATGTGGCCGCTGCGGCTGCAGACGCCGATGCCGCTGCGGCGAAAGCTGCGCAGGAGGCGGCACAAGCAGCACAAGAAGCCGAGTTGGCACGCCGTGAGGCCGATATGGCCCTCAAGGAACGGGAAGCTGACCTTGCGCGCCGCGAAAGCCAGCTGGCTGCCCGGCAGAAAGCTGCGCCGCGCCCGGCTGCTGCACCGAAGGTGGCCTCGACTGCCCCGGCCGCAAAGGTGCCTGCTCCGGCACCTGTGCTGAAGACCTACATCGTCCCCGCGGGCACACAGTTGTCGGTCCAGATCATGGCGCCCGTCAGCACGAAGACGGCACTGGTCGGCGATCGCGTCGATGGGCGTCTCACGGCAGATGTCATCGTGGACGGCAAGACGCTGGTCACGACTGGTTCGGCTGTAAGCGGCTCCGTCACTGAAGTCATATCCGGCAGCCGGAAGATTGGCGGTACCCCGACGCTCGGCATAAGCTTCGACACGCTTTCGCTGCCTGATGGCAATGCCGTGGCTATTTCCGGCCGCCTCGTGCAGCAGGGCAAGAGCGATACGGCTCGCGATACGGCCAAGATTGCCGGTGGTGCCCTGGTCGGCGCCGTGATCGGCAACAAGATCGACAAAGGCACCGGCAAGATTGTCGGTGGCATCGTTGGTGGTGCTGCCGGTGCGGCTGTTGCGCAAAGAACCGGTACCGAGGTGGATCTGCCTTCGGGCACCGTGCTCGGATTTCTGCTGGACAATTCGTTTGAGGTGACAGCCAGCCAGGCGACGGCTGACTGA
- the sulP gene encoding sulfate permease — MFTPKLLSVFREGYDLGKLRCDAVAGLTVAIVALPLAMALGIASGASPEKGLITAVIAGLLISALGGSRVQIGGPTGAFVVVIFNVIALHGFDGLLLATLLAGLILIVAGYARLGQVIKFIPHPVITGFTAGIAVIIASSQVRDFLGLRIDKVSADFFQQWAAYWHALDSINGATLAIGAASLATIILLRRIAPRVPGFLIAVVGASVVVTLMGLPVETIGSRFPDIQGGLPMPAMPDLSLEKIRQVLPSAFTIAFLAGIEALLSAVVADGMTGTRHRSNQELVGQGVANLASALFGGLPATGAIARTATNIKAGGLTPVAGMLHAVFVLLFMLFASDLMAYVPMAALAAILFVVAWGMSEYERFIGLLRMPNSDRAVLLLTFGLTVFVDLTVAIGVGVTLASLLFMMRMSESVQIEDARKIVPDAELDTDDLQQRDSLPDGVEVFRINGPFFFGVAGDLLDTLRRVGQRPRVIILRMRLVPLLDASGVKAVGEFIRQANAGGTRIILSGVQSQPAEMLRRAHLGGDGGTVRFASDYAAALQLAQDVPDEK; from the coding sequence ATGTTTACACCGAAACTGCTGAGCGTTTTTCGCGAAGGTTACGACCTCGGCAAGCTCCGGTGTGATGCGGTTGCGGGTCTTACGGTTGCGATCGTCGCCCTGCCGCTGGCGATGGCACTCGGTATTGCCAGTGGCGCATCGCCCGAGAAGGGGTTGATCACCGCGGTGATTGCCGGGTTACTCATCTCGGCTCTCGGTGGGTCACGCGTACAGATCGGTGGACCGACTGGCGCCTTTGTCGTGGTGATCTTCAACGTCATAGCCCTGCATGGCTTTGACGGGTTGCTGCTTGCGACCCTGCTGGCCGGATTGATACTCATCGTGGCGGGCTATGCCCGGCTCGGCCAGGTCATCAAGTTCATACCGCACCCGGTGATTACGGGTTTTACAGCCGGGATCGCCGTGATCATCGCGTCAAGCCAGGTCCGGGATTTTCTGGGGCTCCGGATTGACAAGGTATCGGCGGACTTTTTCCAGCAATGGGCAGCCTACTGGCATGCGCTCGACAGCATCAACGGGGCGACGCTGGCCATTGGCGCCGCTTCGCTGGCGACGATTATCCTGCTGCGCCGGATTGCGCCGCGGGTTCCAGGGTTCCTGATTGCCGTCGTCGGTGCCTCGGTGGTTGTGACCCTGATGGGCTTGCCGGTCGAGACGATCGGATCGCGCTTCCCGGACATTCAGGGCGGCTTGCCGATGCCGGCGATGCCGGATCTCTCTCTCGAGAAGATCAGGCAGGTATTGCCATCGGCATTCACGATCGCATTTCTGGCCGGTATCGAAGCGCTGCTTTCCGCGGTTGTTGCGGATGGAATGACCGGCACCCGCCACCGGTCCAACCAGGAACTCGTGGGGCAGGGCGTGGCCAACCTCGCGTCGGCGCTGTTCGGTGGATTACCGGCAACGGGCGCGATTGCGCGTACAGCAACCAATATCAAGGCGGGTGGGCTGACGCCGGTTGCCGGCATGCTGCATGCGGTATTTGTCCTGCTCTTCATGCTGTTTGCCTCTGATCTGATGGCCTATGTGCCCATGGCCGCTCTGGCAGCCATCCTGTTTGTGGTGGCCTGGGGAATGAGTGAATACGAGCGGTTCATCGGCCTTTTGCGGATGCCCAACAGTGATCGGGCTGTCCTGCTGCTGACCTTTGGTCTTACGGTGTTCGTGGATCTGACAGTTGCCATCGGTGTGGGCGTCACGCTTGCGTCGCTGCTGTTCATGATGCGCATGAGTGAGTCAGTACAGATCGAGGATGCGCGAAAGATCGTCCCGGATGCCGAACTGGATACCGACGATCTTCAGCAACGGGATTCGCTGCCTGACGGTGTTGAGGTGTTCCGGATCAACGGCCCTTTCTTCTTCGGGGTGGCCGGAGACCTGCTGGATACACTGCGTCGGGTAGGGCAACGCCCGCGCGTGATCATCCTGCGCATGCGGCTGGTGCCACTGCTTGATGCGAGCGGCGTGAAGGCAGTCGGAGAGTTCATCCGGCAGGCCAATGCCGGGGGTACGAGGATCATTCTGTCGGGCGTTCAGTCCCAGCCGGCTGAAATGTTGCGCCGGGCTCATCTGGGCGGCGACGGCGGCACAGTGCGGTTTGCATCCGACTACGCGGCTGCACTGCAGCTTGCACAGGATGTGCCCGACGAGAAATGA
- a CDS encoding YihY family inner membrane protein, producing the protein MKTLTETIDHALWRRDLADKLFPERLVWTIARYFHAVLRDLLSGQLTLRAMSLVYTTLLSTVPLLALSFSVIKIFGVHNRLQPQLYHLMEPLGAKGAEITDWVIRAIDNLEGGVLGTVSLVFLIYTAIAMVQKVESTFNYVWHVTRPRNLARRLSEYISVLLIGPVVMTFALGLIASIGANSIVQALRAIAPFGAAIVVLGKVLPYILVIAVFTFLYKFLPNATVRFGAALTGGIAAGIMWAFVGSVFASVVALSASQAAIYSTFTVAVSALIWLYVSWLILLIGAQIAFYVQNPVFLRIGQHEPRLANELRERIALNIMYLIGMAFRAGDTRCTIDRLSSATGIPAPTLAPVLSELEGAALLSANDDEGLMPAREMSRITLVEILAAVRAGGDTGALQAPVWAGPVDRMANDVQAAIEKLTAATTLSAFLDQQGVSGAV; encoded by the coding sequence ATGAAGACGCTGACTGAAACCATCGACCATGCGCTTTGGCGCCGGGACCTCGCTGACAAGCTCTTCCCGGAAAGACTGGTCTGGACCATCGCACGGTATTTCCATGCCGTATTGCGCGACCTGCTGAGCGGGCAACTGACGCTGCGGGCCATGAGTCTCGTTTACACCACGCTGCTGTCGACAGTGCCCTTGCTGGCCCTCAGCTTTTCGGTGATCAAGATATTCGGCGTACACAACCGGCTGCAGCCACAGCTCTACCATCTGATGGAGCCGCTGGGCGCCAAAGGTGCGGAGATAACCGACTGGGTAATCAGGGCGATCGACAATCTCGAAGGCGGCGTGCTCGGCACCGTGTCGCTGGTCTTCCTGATTTACACCGCCATTGCGATGGTGCAGAAGGTCGAGTCCACCTTCAACTACGTCTGGCATGTCACGCGTCCACGCAACCTGGCGCGACGGCTCAGCGAATACATCAGCGTGTTGCTGATCGGACCGGTCGTCATGACCTTTGCACTGGGGCTGATCGCTTCGATCGGCGCGAACTCGATCGTGCAGGCACTCAGGGCCATCGCACCGTTCGGCGCCGCGATCGTGGTGCTGGGTAAAGTGCTGCCCTACATCCTGGTCATCGCGGTATTCACCTTTCTCTACAAGTTCCTGCCAAATGCCACCGTGCGTTTCGGTGCAGCGCTGACCGGTGGTATTGCGGCCGGCATCATGTGGGCGTTTGTGGGCTCGGTGTTTGCATCCGTGGTTGCCCTGTCCGCAAGCCAGGCCGCGATCTACAGTACCTTTACCGTGGCTGTCTCGGCCCTGATCTGGCTCTACGTGAGCTGGCTGATATTGCTGATCGGTGCGCAGATCGCCTTCTATGTACAGAATCCGGTTTTCTTGCGCATCGGGCAGCATGAGCCACGACTTGCCAATGAGCTGCGTGAGCGCATTGCGCTGAATATCATGTACCTGATCGGCATGGCGTTCAGGGCGGGTGATACACGCTGTACGATTGACCGCCTCTCAAGTGCAACGGGTATACCGGCTCCGACACTGGCACCGGTGCTGTCGGAGCTTGAAGGTGCTGCACTGCTCAGTGCTAACGATGACGAAGGGCTGATGCCGGCGCGGGAAATGTCCCGGATCACGCTCGTTGAAATTCTGGCTGCCGTGCGTGCCGGCGGCGATACGGGTGCATTGCAGGCGCCGGTCTGGGCAGGACCTGTGGACCGTATGGCAAACGATGTGCAGGCTGCGATCGAGAAGCTGACCGCAGCCACGACTTTGAGTGCATTTCTGGATCAGCAGGGAGTATCCGGTGCAGTCTGA
- a CDS encoding DUF4382 domain-containing protein has product MKNIAASVVTAACLLALAACGGGGGGSARIALDTPATVGVLITDAPVGRWDEAIATVTSVRLIGDNGQVTLFSGSQTLDLLKLGDFSELFAVSDNVPPGRYSKIRLQLSDLVLNDIDPVTGNVLESIQPQLVGNGKIDLNPQGSFVVGPGDIIIVELDFDMAKSLKITETGNNRIILRPVVFLNIRTDRPDGRLARVHGEISRIDPVSGKFELCQTDFASRWDGDGSNALPGSGERRCLTASTDISTGIFAENGLPETFADLAPGEQATVIGRLQPRQDDGHPPSATDHSFVLDAYVIEEGALGTYSRIRGITASGTDGSNRFALDIASGQGFGSGTQLPVQIYDSSRIFNRAGLELSPADIVADRNAVVDSILIVGQDDYIRSPLIILNEGAPVGEATIEGDIISTNTAGQTLRINDGTMDRCVNAEAAGIFLVSDDDGFSSTRGQLSDLRPGQRVAIFGTEQTDGCLAAETILAEI; this is encoded by the coding sequence ATGAAGAATATTGCCGCATCTGTAGTAACCGCTGCATGCCTGCTGGCTTTGGCCGCTTGTGGCGGCGGTGGCGGCGGATCAGCAAGAATCGCGCTGGATACACCGGCAACGGTCGGCGTGCTCATTACCGACGCTCCGGTCGGGCGCTGGGACGAAGCGATCGCAACCGTCACCTCGGTACGCCTTATTGGTGACAACGGACAGGTCACCCTGTTCAGTGGCTCGCAGACACTTGACCTTCTCAAGCTCGGTGATTTCTCCGAACTTTTCGCTGTTTCCGACAATGTGCCACCCGGCCGCTACAGCAAGATCCGGCTGCAGCTTTCCGACCTGGTTCTGAATGACATCGATCCGGTAACCGGCAATGTACTGGAAAGTATCCAGCCACAACTGGTGGGCAACGGAAAGATAGACCTGAACCCGCAGGGTTCATTCGTGGTCGGACCCGGCGACATCATCATTGTCGAACTCGATTTTGACATGGCGAAATCGCTGAAGATTACCGAGACGGGCAACAACAGGATCATCCTCCGGCCGGTGGTATTCTTGAATATCCGCACGGATCGCCCCGACGGGCGGCTGGCGCGTGTTCACGGAGAGATCAGCCGGATAGACCCGGTCAGCGGCAAGTTCGAACTGTGCCAGACGGACTTTGCATCGCGTTGGGACGGCGATGGCAGCAACGCACTGCCAGGTTCTGGCGAGCGTCGTTGCCTTACGGCCAGCACGGATATTTCCACCGGAATCTTTGCGGAGAATGGGCTGCCGGAGACTTTTGCCGACCTCGCGCCCGGCGAGCAGGCGACGGTAATCGGACGCCTGCAACCCCGGCAAGACGACGGCCACCCCCCGTCGGCTACCGATCACTCCTTTGTACTGGATGCATATGTGATCGAGGAAGGAGCCCTAGGCACCTATTCCAGAATCCGCGGCATCACCGCTTCAGGCACAGACGGCAGCAATCGCTTTGCACTGGATATCGCATCCGGACAGGGCTTCGGCTCAGGCACACAACTGCCTGTACAGATCTACGACAGTTCCCGTATCTTCAACCGGGCGGGCCTGGAACTCAGCCCGGCAGACATCGTTGCCGACCGCAATGCAGTGGTGGACAGCATTCTGATCGTTGGCCAGGATGATTACATCCGCTCCCCGCTGATCATTCTCAATGAGGGCGCGCCAGTCGGCGAAGCGACAATCGAGGGTGACATCATCTCGACGAACACTGCCGGGCAAACGCTGCGGATCAATGATGGCACGATGGATCGTTGCGTAAACGCGGAAGCGGCCGGGATTTTCCTGGTGAGCGACGACGACGGTTTCTCAAGCACCCGTGGCCAACTCAGCGATCTCAGGCCAGGACAGCGGGTGGCGATATTCGGCACGGAGCAGACAGACGGTTGCCTGGCCGCGGAGACAATTCTGGCTGAAATCTGA
- a CDS encoding DUF2849 domain-containing protein: MQPTAQMVVASRLSDGRVVFLSAREQWVENIQLGALAIGKDESERLLQTGRKAEADNQVVEAYLISVDTSTGERRPTDWRESIRACGPTVRTDLPTSAGQSGAQQLLQERP, from the coding sequence ATGCAGCCCACCGCACAAATGGTCGTTGCCAGTCGCCTGTCCGATGGGCGCGTGGTCTTTCTGAGCGCCCGCGAGCAGTGGGTCGAAAACATCCAGCTCGGTGCGCTGGCAATCGGCAAGGACGAATCCGAACGGCTCTTGCAGACAGGTCGCAAGGCTGAAGCCGATAACCAGGTGGTGGAGGCCTACCTGATTTCGGTCGACACCAGCACGGGCGAGCGACGGCCGACCGACTGGCGCGAGTCCATCCGGGCATGCGGACCAACCGTGCGTACCGACCTGCCGACCAGCGCTGGCCAGTCCGGCGCGCAGCAGCTGCTCCAGGAACGCCCATAG
- a CDS encoding nitrite/sulfite reductase: MYRYDEFDHTLVAERVAVFRRQVERRLSGDITEDQFKPLRLPNGLYLQLHAYMLRINVPYGCLSSRQLRKLAFIARRYDRNFGHFTTRQNIQFNWIRLDEAPDILAELAEVEMNTMQSSGNCVRNITADQFAGRARDEIEDPRPWCELIRQWSILHPEFGYLPRKFKIAVTGAASDRAAVKFHDVGLYLRRNAEGVVGFEVIVGGGQGRTPFVGLTIREWLAKEDLFSYLEAILRVYNLGGRRDNPNKARIKIQVNALGIDEFRRLVEEEWAQIRTSPLLSVDAAEVARIAAYFRPPDWETLPEESGLLHRLRKAEPAFDAWCQANIVEHRTPGYAIVNLSLKAPGIAPGDLTADQMDRVADLADRFSLGELRVSHRQNLVFTDVRQKDLYELWTELAGLSLATPNIGTLTDIVACPGLDFCSLANARAIPVAQDISRHFSDSASLQDIGELTINISGCMNACGHHHVGHIGILGVEKKGQEFYQLTLGGSSAEDAALGDRLGRAISADEIPAAIEALVECYKRLRSGDERFLDTCRRIGIEPFQEAVYGVGAAPRREVA, translated from the coding sequence ATGTATCGCTACGATGAATTCGATCACACCCTGGTCGCCGAGCGGGTGGCGGTCTTCCGGCGGCAGGTAGAGCGGCGCCTGTCGGGCGACATCACCGAGGACCAGTTCAAGCCGCTGCGTCTGCCCAACGGGCTGTATCTGCAACTGCACGCTTACATGCTGCGCATCAACGTTCCCTATGGCTGCCTGTCATCCCGGCAATTGCGCAAGCTCGCCTTCATCGCGCGGCGTTACGACCGGAACTTCGGCCACTTCACCACCCGGCAGAACATCCAGTTCAACTGGATCAGGCTCGACGAGGCGCCCGATATTCTGGCGGAACTGGCCGAAGTCGAAATGAACACCATGCAGTCCTCCGGCAACTGCGTACGCAACATCACTGCCGACCAGTTTGCCGGCCGCGCCCGCGACGAGATCGAGGATCCGCGTCCCTGGTGCGAACTGATCCGCCAGTGGTCGATCCTGCATCCGGAATTCGGCTATCTGCCGCGCAAGTTCAAGATTGCCGTCACCGGCGCGGCCAGTGACCGGGCTGCTGTCAAGTTTCACGATGTGGGTCTTTACCTGCGGCGCAATGCGGAAGGCGTGGTCGGCTTTGAAGTCATCGTCGGCGGTGGACAGGGACGCACACCCTTTGTCGGCCTCACCATCCGTGAATGGCTGGCCAAGGAAGACCTGTTTTCCTATCTCGAAGCGATACTGCGGGTCTACAACCTCGGCGGACGGCGCGACAACCCGAACAAGGCCCGCATCAAGATCCAGGTGAACGCGCTCGGCATCGACGAGTTCCGCCGCCTGGTCGAGGAGGAATGGGCGCAGATCAGGACCAGCCCGCTGCTCAGCGTTGATGCGGCAGAAGTCGCGCGAATCGCCGCCTATTTCCGGCCACCGGACTGGGAAACGCTGCCGGAGGAGAGCGGCTTGCTGCACAGACTGCGCAAAGCCGAGCCAGCGTTCGATGCATGGTGCCAGGCCAATATCGTCGAACACCGGACGCCGGGCTATGCCATCGTCAACCTGTCGCTCAAGGCACCAGGAATCGCCCCCGGTGACCTGACGGCTGACCAGATGGACCGCGTTGCGGACCTTGCCGATCGTTTCAGTCTCGGTGAGTTGCGGGTTTCGCACCGGCAGAATCTGGTCTTCACCGACGTCCGGCAGAAAGACCTCTACGAACTCTGGACCGAACTCGCCGGGCTTTCGCTGGCAACACCGAACATCGGCACACTGACCGATATCGTCGCCTGCCCCGGACTCGATTTCTGCTCACTTGCCAACGCGCGGGCCATCCCGGTGGCACAGGACATCAGCCGCCATTTCAGCGATTCAGCCAGCCTGCAGGATATCGGCGAGCTGACCATCAATATCTCGGGCTGCATGAATGCCTGCGGCCATCATCATGTCGGCCACATCGGCATTCTCGGCGTCGAGAAGAAGGGCCAGGAGTTCTACCAGCTGACGCTCGGTGGCTCATCGGCCGAAGATGCAGCGCTCGGCGACCGGCTGGGCCGCGCCATTTCGGCAGACGAGATACCCGCAGCCATCGAGGCACTGGTCGAATGCTACAAGCGGCTGCGCTCCGGTGACGAGCGCTTTCTGGACACCTGTCGCCGCATCGGTATCGAGCCATTCCAGGAAGCCGTCTATGGCGTTGGCGCCGCACCCCGGCGCGAGGTCGCATGA